In Zunongwangia profunda SM-A87, the following proteins share a genomic window:
- a CDS encoding potassium channel family protein, whose translation MKETINDISNGNGFYGQLFKKVLLTATAVIAISLSYIFWAQADDNGLWRPILIVALALIKTIFIVRLTFIQLAKIIGESHQLAHVLTLFAVLIVLIVFSFTTDYHALYILNSENFKESTSLNGSFFLQFFEFIYFSLITFSSVGYGDIVPISIAGKTLVMMEIFLSFLVLVFGIANINRIHVDNK comes from the coding sequence GTGAAAGAAACTATAAATGATATATCAAACGGCAATGGGTTTTATGGACAGCTCTTTAAAAAAGTATTGCTTACCGCAACGGCGGTTATCGCTATATCACTGAGTTATATATTTTGGGCACAAGCAGATGATAATGGCCTATGGCGACCTATTTTAATTGTGGCTTTGGCTCTAATCAAGACCATTTTTATCGTTCGGCTTACGTTCATACAATTGGCTAAAATAATAGGCGAAAGCCATCAGCTTGCGCACGTCCTAACTTTATTTGCGGTGTTGATTGTTTTGATTGTTTTTTCATTCACGACTGATTATCACGCGTTATATATTTTGAATTCTGAAAATTTCAAAGAGAGTACTTCGCTCAATGGTTCATTCTTCTTGCAATTTTTTGAATTTATCTATTTCAGCTTGATAACTTTTTCCTCGGTTGGATATGGCGATATTGTACCAATTTCAATTGCGGGAAAAACGCTGGTAATGATGGAAATTTTCTTGAGCTTTTTGGTACTTGTCTTTGGCATTGCAAATATTAATAGAATACACGTTGATAATAAATAA
- a CDS encoding DUF4136 domain-containing protein, producing the protein MRTLIKLAVCLLISITAVSCSVTSSAIVTDYDQEAQFGTYKTFYWSDDFQMDSDKENEPLFFNTLIKKRLKGAIQEQMENKGYVLNKSNPDLLVDSRIVVQTRDINTGGGYPYFPSYGHGYGHFGSYGYGYYGGYQSSQEHKEGGVVIELIDMKRRQLVWQGFAPDVLHANTTDKQKEIKEAVAKIFAKYQYGNTVKN; encoded by the coding sequence ATGAGAACATTAATAAAATTGGCAGTCTGCCTTTTAATAAGCATTACCGCAGTAAGTTGTTCGGTCACTTCTTCGGCCATCGTTACCGATTATGACCAAGAAGCACAGTTTGGAACCTACAAAACCTTTTACTGGTCCGATGATTTTCAAATGGACAGCGACAAGGAAAACGAACCGTTATTTTTCAACACATTGATAAAGAAACGGTTAAAAGGCGCCATTCAGGAACAAATGGAAAATAAAGGCTACGTCTTGAATAAGAGCAATCCTGATTTATTGGTAGATTCCCGTATCGTTGTACAGACAAGAGATATAAACACAGGTGGTGGCTACCCTTATTTTCCTTCTTATGGTCACGGTTATGGTCATTTCGGGTCTTACGGTTATGGATATTATGGCGGTTACCAATCATCTCAAGAACACAAAGAAGGTGGCGTTGTCATAGAACTTATAGATATGAAACGCCGTCAATTAGTCTGGCAAGGATTTGCGCCAGATGTGCTGCACGCAAATACCACCGACAAGCAAAAGGAAATTAAGGAGGCGGTGGCAAAAATATTTGCAAAATATCAATATGGGAATACTGTAAAAAACTGA
- a CDS encoding YceI family protein produces the protein MGKNLIYLLIILLFSSNVSIKAQNYIVKEGTASFKAKMPLNSYIGKSDDLQGTIGFKDGTLTFSVPVKSIKTDNEKRDGHMYDLVKAEKKPNVVFEGKFMDDFNFEEKATQTLNAKGDFTLAGVTREITIPIELKLVSEDTIQLTASWSLLITDYNLERPSLVFIKVNDKHDLSVDAILTKK, from the coding sequence ATGGGTAAAAACTTAATTTATTTGTTAATAATACTGTTGTTTTCAAGCAATGTATCTATAAAGGCCCAAAATTATATAGTAAAGGAAGGAACCGCATCCTTTAAGGCAAAAATGCCACTTAATTCCTATATCGGCAAATCTGATGATTTACAGGGCACCATAGGTTTTAAGGACGGCACGTTGACCTTTTCGGTTCCTGTAAAATCCATAAAGACAGATAATGAAAAACGGGATGGACATATGTATGATCTGGTAAAAGCGGAAAAAAAACCCAATGTTGTTTTTGAAGGAAAATTTATGGACGATTTTAATTTTGAAGAAAAAGCGACACAAACGCTCAACGCAAAGGGAGATTTCACCCTTGCCGGAGTTACTCGGGAAATAACCATTCCTATTGAGTTGAAACTTGTTTCAGAAGATACAATTCAATTAACAGCTTCTTGGTCTTTATTGATTACCGATTATAATTTGGAACGCCCAAGTTTGGTATTTATAAAAGTTAATGACAAGCACGACTTGAGTGTGGATGCAATACTTACGAAGAAATAA
- a CDS encoding FMN-binding glutamate synthase family protein, translating to MRKGFIITAIFLVAAYIVMVFWHPHLWWIGLIILPLLVLGLVDYFQESNNIRRTYPLLGRITNLLEEQRHVIQETLLLNRTEGQPFTLIQKEIVYKRAADALINQPFGTQIPYDKVGREWFTHSTYPAKQINDDFRVLIGSSHCLKPYSASILNLAGMSFGSISKNATLAFNGGAKIAGFAQNTGEGGFTPYHQEYGADIIFQFGTGYFGCRDAEGNFDAKKFADIATNDVVKMIEIKISQGAKPGFGAILPAKKNTKEIAKFRDVEQGTEIHSPAFHSAFDNDVEMLRFIRKLRKLSKGKPVGIKLCIGQQDEFERMVQTFAEKQNCPDFIAIDGAEGGSGAAHMESLHWAGMPIIEAIHFANGILKKYGLRDEIKVMAAGKIISAFDIYRMMALGADACYSARGMMFALGCVQSLKCNLDTCPTGITTMVPSRVASIVVKDKKTKVANYHKNTIEGFKELLKSMGIENRKGIDKKYIVRRINENETKTYQELYSNGLNGRKIKSNG from the coding sequence ATGAGAAAAGGATTTATTATAACCGCTATATTTTTAGTTGCTGCATATATCGTTATGGTATTTTGGCATCCCCATTTGTGGTGGATTGGATTGATTATCCTTCCTTTACTCGTTCTCGGTCTTGTGGACTATTTTCAAGAATCAAATAATATTAGGAGAACCTACCCTTTGCTTGGTAGAATCACAAATCTTCTTGAGGAGCAACGCCACGTTATTCAGGAAACATTATTGCTCAACCGTACCGAAGGGCAACCCTTTACTTTAATTCAAAAGGAAATTGTCTATAAAAGAGCTGCCGATGCGCTTATAAATCAACCTTTTGGAACACAGATTCCGTATGACAAAGTGGGGCGCGAGTGGTTTACCCATTCCACATATCCTGCAAAACAAATCAATGACGACTTTAGAGTTCTTATAGGAAGTTCCCACTGCTTAAAACCTTACTCTGCCAGCATTCTCAACCTTGCGGGAATGAGTTTTGGTTCCATAAGCAAAAATGCTACCCTTGCTTTTAACGGTGGTGCGAAAATAGCAGGTTTTGCTCAAAACACCGGCGAAGGTGGCTTTACACCCTATCATCAAGAATACGGTGCAGATATTATCTTTCAGTTTGGAACAGGCTATTTTGGATGTCGTGATGCAGAAGGAAATTTTGACGCCAAAAAATTCGCCGATATCGCAACCAACGATGTAGTGAAAATGATTGAAATAAAAATATCGCAAGGTGCCAAACCTGGCTTTGGGGCAATTTTGCCGGCAAAGAAGAACACAAAGGAAATTGCCAAATTCAGGGATGTGGAGCAGGGAACGGAAATTCATTCCCCAGCCTTTCATTCGGCATTCGACAATGACGTTGAAATGCTACGCTTCATTAGAAAATTGAGAAAACTCTCTAAAGGAAAACCTGTGGGAATAAAGCTGTGCATTGGTCAACAAGATGAGTTTGAAAGAATGGTTCAAACCTTTGCCGAAAAGCAAAATTGCCCAGACTTTATAGCCATTGACGGTGCCGAAGGTGGCTCTGGTGCTGCCCATATGGAATCCTTACATTGGGCCGGTATGCCAATAATTGAAGCCATCCATTTCGCAAACGGCATTCTTAAAAAGTATGGGTTGCGAGATGAAATTAAAGTAATGGCAGCTGGTAAAATTATATCCGCTTTTGATATCTATAGAATGATGGCGCTCGGCGCAGATGCCTGTTATAGCGCAAGAGGGATGATGTTTGCCTTGGGCTGTGTGCAATCGCTAAAATGCAATTTGGATACCTGCCCTACGGGAATTACCACAATGGTGCCTTCCCGAGTTGCATCCATTGTTGTAAAAGATAAAAAAACCAAAGTTGCCAACTATCATAAAAATACCATCGAAGGTTTTAAGGAACTGCTAAAATCAATGGGTATTGAAAATAGAAAGGGTATCGACAAAAAGTATATTGTCCGCCGAATCAATGAGAATGAGACCAAGACATATCAAGAGTTATACTCAAATGGATTGAATGGTCGAAAAATAAAAAGTAATGGGTAA
- a CDS encoding DUF2231 domain-containing protein produces MKSKKIIFTVLMLALFGGFSTVFADSNFIVSETKTDIKDEKSLSIFETSSPISVSQDHTEAGLDDFPNLHPLVVHFPIVLLLLAVLLQLIQLFVLNRTLDWVILLTVGFGFIGAYVAGTLVHPHTEGLTETAKKVLELHDKYADWTLWASALAALLKIVSLFWYKLKRGFEIGVFVVMAFAGYSVAQAGHYGSQLVHIEGVGPQGKYLGNENEEGHGESDEHSH; encoded by the coding sequence ATGAAATCTAAAAAAATAATTTTCACCGTATTGATGTTAGCCTTGTTTGGAGGTTTTTCGACGGTATTTGCTGATAGTAATTTTATTGTTTCTGAAACTAAAACCGACATCAAGGATGAGAAATCACTTTCTATTTTTGAAACAAGCAGTCCAATTTCTGTCTCACAAGACCATACTGAAGCCGGTTTGGACGATTTCCCTAATCTGCATCCATTAGTTGTACACTTCCCGATTGTACTGCTTTTATTGGCAGTTTTGTTACAGCTCATCCAGCTGTTCGTTTTAAATCGCACACTGGATTGGGTCATTTTACTAACAGTAGGATTCGGATTTATCGGAGCTTACGTAGCAGGTACACTGGTGCACCCACATACCGAAGGACTTACAGAAACCGCAAAAAAGGTCTTGGAACTGCACGACAAATATGCAGATTGGACTTTATGGGCAAGTGCTTTGGCAGCCCTATTAAAAATAGTAAGCCTCTTCTGGTACAAATTAAAGCGAGGTTTTGAAATTGGGGTATTTGTAGTTATGGCTTTTGCAGGATATTCAGTAGCACAGGCAGGACACTATGGTTCACAGCTCGTGCATATTGAAGGAGTTGGCCCACAGGGGAAATATCTTGGTAACGAAAACGAAGAAGGTCACGGAGAAAGTGATGAACATTCACATTAA
- a CDS encoding DUF3347 domain-containing protein, protein MKNLKMSIAVMLLLAVSFTNAQEKEKMNHKHGEMEMDHSKMKMDKMNPAAETVLADYFMLKDALVGDDTKKAAQSGSKLVASLKKFDKSSYSKEQQKELADIIEDATEHAEHISESAIDHQREHFKTLSKDITDMVAITGTKSTLYEQFCPMYDKGSAWLSTSNEVKNPYYGSKMLKCGKVQKTIQ, encoded by the coding sequence ATGAAAAATTTAAAAATGAGTATAGCAGTAATGCTATTGTTAGCAGTTTCTTTTACCAACGCCCAGGAAAAAGAAAAAATGAACCACAAGCACGGTGAAATGGAAATGGATCATAGTAAAATGAAAATGGACAAAATGAATCCAGCGGCAGAAACGGTTCTTGCCGATTATTTTATGTTGAAAGATGCTTTGGTAGGCGATGACACCAAGAAAGCGGCACAATCAGGTTCTAAATTGGTAGCCTCTCTTAAAAAATTCGATAAGAGTAGTTACTCAAAAGAACAACAAAAAGAGCTGGCCGATATCATAGAAGATGCTACCGAGCACGCAGAACATATTTCTGAAAGTGCGATAGACCACCAACGCGAGCACTTTAAAACGTTAAGTAAGGATATTACTGATATGGTAGCTATTACGGGTACAAAAAGCACGTTATATGAACAATTTTGCCCAATGTACGATAAAGGAAGTGCTTGGTTAAGTACAAGTAATGAAGTAAAAAACCCCTACTATGGCAGCAAAATGCTTAAATGTGGGAAAGTTCAAAAGACAATTCAGTAA
- a CDS encoding heme-binding domain-containing protein yields the protein MKILKIIAIIALVGFVGIQFIPTERNQSYTVPETDFMLVHNVPETIQKKLQVSCYDCHSNNTQYPWYNKIQPAAWFLEDHIKEGKAELNFNEWDSLSSRRKSSKLRSIIKQIESGEMPLDSYTLIHKDAKFSEAEAEELINFITQLKDSL from the coding sequence ATGAAAATTTTAAAAATCATAGCAATAATAGCACTGGTAGGGTTTGTGGGGATTCAATTTATTCCCACGGAACGCAATCAAAGTTATACGGTTCCCGAAACTGATTTTATGTTGGTACATAATGTTCCTGAAACTATTCAGAAAAAATTACAGGTATCCTGCTATGATTGTCACAGTAACAATACGCAATATCCTTGGTATAATAAGATTCAACCCGCTGCTTGGTTTTTGGAAGACCACATTAAAGAAGGCAAGGCCGAACTTAATTTTAACGAATGGGATTCGCTTTCAAGCCGAAGAAAATCAAGTAAACTTCGATCAATTATCAAACAGATAGAAAGCGGAGAAATGCCTTTGGATTCTTACACTTTGATACATAAAGATGCTAAGTTTTCTGAAGCGGAGGCAGAAGAATTAATCAATTTTATCACACAATTAAAAGATAGTTTATAA
- a CDS encoding DUF3347 domain-containing protein, with protein MKKLKMTVGILVMTLTLTAISCKDGKKDEPAAPMSNEMYQESMDDKDDMAMSDNQDAKAEAILKDYFNLKDALVGDDNDKAKELGATLASTFGNFDASSYSDSEQQELKDIMEDATEHAEHISESDIAHQREHFKIISKDVTDMVAITGTENTLYQLFCPMYDGGSNWLSMSKDVKNPYYGSKMLTCGEMQKEIN; from the coding sequence ATGAAAAAATTAAAAATGACCGTCGGTATTTTAGTAATGACCTTAACCCTTACGGCTATATCCTGTAAGGACGGAAAAAAAGATGAACCAGCTGCACCTATGAGCAATGAGATGTACCAAGAGTCTATGGATGACAAAGATGATATGGCAATGAGTGACAACCAAGACGCAAAAGCAGAAGCAATCCTGAAAGATTATTTCAACTTGAAAGATGCACTTGTAGGCGATGACAATGATAAGGCAAAAGAATTGGGAGCAACGCTTGCAAGTACTTTTGGAAATTTTGATGCATCCAGCTATTCAGATAGTGAGCAACAGGAACTCAAGGATATTATGGAAGATGCCACAGAACACGCAGAACATATTTCAGAAAGTGATATAGCACACCAGCGAGAACATTTTAAAATCATAAGTAAGGATGTAACAGATATGGTTGCTATAACCGGTACAGAAAACACCTTGTATCAACTATTCTGCCCAATGTATGATGGAGGTAGTAATTGGTTAAGTATGAGCAAGGACGTTAAGAATCCTTATTATGGAAGTAAAATGTTGACCTGTGGTGAAATGCAAAAGGAAATCAATTAA
- a CDS encoding SHOCT domain-containing protein, translated as MDYNWDFLTIFGVIILGVFIYAGGKKIKRTKSSKAMDVLDERYAKGEITKEEYEEIKQAIGSKK; from the coding sequence ATGGACTACAATTGGGATTTCTTAACCATTTTCGGTGTTATTATTCTAGGTGTTTTCATCTATGCAGGAGGAAAGAAAATAAAGCGGACTAAAAGTTCAAAGGCTATGGATGTCCTTGATGAAAGGTACGCTAAAGGAGAGATAACCAAAGAGGAGTATGAAGAAATTAAGCAGGCTATAGGCTCAAAGAAATAA
- a CDS encoding multicopper oxidase domain-containing protein, protein MKKISYAFILLLLCTYTASAQSVEGNVDNLPVHEYTLTLKEEMVNKAGKEVKGMTVNGGIPGPTLEFTEGEYAVIYVKNEMSVETSIHWHGLLLPNFYDGVPYLSTPPIEPGKTLKYEFAIKQNGTYWYHSHTMLQEQSGVYGSIVIQPKEKTLEYDKEQVLVLSDWTNEKPRDVLRFLKRGTEWYNIRKGTATPLNQVIARGAFGAQLNFWRQRMESADVADVYYPAFLINGEEKVEYPEFKPGEKVRLRIIDGSASTSFWMAFGGPDPLLVSADGKDVVPVKHNKTFIGVAETYDFIVTIPENGKLEYKIMAQDGSGTATAYLGQGPIVAAPDVSKPDKIGMMQQMAKMKMKMGAPALKFRPGKDERYEMKEKWGMQMEGMKDMDMGTMNMDKSNMKGMEMKKHKMDEMQMDMKKDSMQMDHSKMAGMDTKMDTKMKKASQMDDMKMDEADGMQGMNMFSEYNYDYLKSPEKTNYDPDVPVTDILLNLTGNMQRYIWSLNGVPLSEADKIKIKGDEVTRITFNNLTMMHHPMHLHGHFFRVINENGEYSPLKHTVNVPPMKQVTIEFYGDEYGDWFFHCHILYHMMGGMARIVSYDTPRDPRLKEYPVSKLIDETDQFYSYGMIDAASHMTTLNLISSNIRNQFSLRGEYGWNRNMEVEAAYDRYLYDYLTVFGGVNVENEMEDSLEEITTTAIAGIRYLTPYLFTLDVRMDSKLRPQISLSRAITIFPRTIVFGMYEYQADFGWVDDLPQGDNFKKEITWSTGVEYLLSKNFSLMGSYDNRFGAGGGLSLRF, encoded by the coding sequence ATGAAAAAAATAAGCTATGCATTTATTCTTTTGTTACTGTGTACCTATACAGCATCTGCACAGTCCGTGGAAGGTAATGTCGATAATCTACCCGTTCACGAATACACGTTGACCCTAAAGGAAGAAATGGTTAATAAAGCCGGTAAAGAAGTAAAAGGGATGACCGTCAACGGAGGTATTCCAGGGCCAACGCTCGAATTTACCGAAGGGGAGTACGCAGTAATCTATGTAAAAAATGAAATGAGCGTGGAGACATCCATCCATTGGCACGGCTTGTTGTTGCCCAATTTTTATGATGGGGTACCCTACCTTTCTACACCGCCCATAGAACCCGGTAAAACACTAAAATATGAATTCGCAATAAAGCAAAACGGCACCTATTGGTACCATTCCCATACAATGTTGCAGGAACAGAGCGGTGTTTACGGCTCAATTGTAATACAGCCCAAAGAAAAAACCTTGGAGTATGATAAAGAGCAGGTTTTGGTACTATCTGACTGGACCAACGAAAAACCGCGGGATGTACTTCGGTTTTTAAAGCGAGGTACAGAATGGTACAATATAAGAAAAGGAACAGCTACGCCGCTTAACCAAGTAATTGCAAGGGGCGCATTTGGGGCGCAATTAAATTTTTGGAGACAGCGTATGGAAAGTGCAGATGTGGCAGATGTGTATTACCCAGCGTTCTTAATTAATGGAGAAGAAAAAGTGGAGTACCCCGAGTTTAAACCTGGCGAAAAAGTGCGCCTTCGCATTATAGACGGCTCTGCTTCTACTTCGTTCTGGATGGCCTTTGGCGGCCCTGACCCTTTGCTTGTCTCGGCAGACGGTAAAGATGTAGTACCGGTTAAGCATAACAAGACATTTATAGGGGTCGCTGAAACCTATGATTTTATCGTAACCATACCGGAGAACGGCAAACTGGAATATAAAATTATGGCCCAAGACGGCTCTGGTACCGCAACGGCATACCTAGGCCAAGGACCTATTGTTGCTGCACCCGATGTATCCAAACCTGATAAAATAGGGATGATGCAACAAATGGCCAAAATGAAAATGAAAATGGGTGCACCCGCTTTAAAGTTCCGACCAGGCAAAGATGAGCGTTACGAGATGAAAGAAAAATGGGGAATGCAGATGGAAGGAATGAAAGATATGGATATGGGTACAATGAATATGGACAAGTCCAATATGAAGGGTATGGAAATGAAGAAGCATAAAATGGACGAAATGCAAATGGATATGAAAAAGGATTCAATGCAGATGGACCATTCCAAAATGGCAGGGATGGACACAAAAATGGATACCAAAATGAAAAAGGCCTCTCAAATGGATGATATGAAAATGGACGAAGCAGATGGAATGCAGGGAATGAATATGTTTTCAGAGTATAACTATGACTACTTGAAATCGCCGGAGAAGACCAATTATGACCCAGATGTTCCTGTAACGGATATCCTATTAAACCTTACCGGGAATATGCAGCGCTATATCTGGAGTTTGAATGGGGTTCCTCTATCTGAAGCAGATAAAATAAAAATCAAGGGAGACGAAGTAACTAGGATTACCTTCAATAACCTGACTATGATGCACCACCCAATGCACCTACACGGTCATTTTTTTAGGGTCATTAACGAAAATGGGGAATACTCACCCTTAAAACACACAGTCAATGTTCCACCAATGAAACAAGTTACCATTGAATTTTATGGTGATGAATATGGCGATTGGTTTTTCCATTGTCATATTCTATACCATATGATGGGAGGTATGGCGCGTATTGTAAGTTATGATACCCCTAGGGATCCAAGGTTGAAGGAATATCCCGTATCTAAACTTATTGACGAGACCGACCAGTTCTATTCCTACGGAATGATAGATGCCGCATCACATATGACCACTTTGAACCTTATATCTTCAAATATCCGAAACCAATTCAGTTTGAGGGGCGAATATGGTTGGAACAGGAATATGGAGGTTGAAGCTGCCTACGATAGATACCTCTATGATTATCTAACCGTTTTTGGCGGTGTAAATGTCGAGAACGAAATGGAGGATAGCCTTGAAGAAATAACAACAACAGCTATAGCAGGGATACGATACCTTACGCCCTACTTATTTACGTTGGATGTGAGGATGGATAGTAAGCTACGCCCGCAGATTAGCTTAAGCCGTGCTATTACCATTTTCCCTAGAACTATTGTTTTTGGGATGTACGAGTACCAAGCAGATTTTGGGTGGGTAGATGACCTGCCTCAAGGAGATAATTTCAAAAAAGAGATTACTTGGAGTACGGGTGTTGAATATCTTTTATCCAAAAATTTCTCATTGATGGGAAGTTATGATAACCGTTTTGGTGCAGGTGGAGGATTATCACTAAGATTTTAA
- a CDS encoding helix-turn-helix domain-containing protein yields MEKKLFIKNMVCNRCIKTIQSDVETLGIHLKHIELGSIIYEEKSIDDFENIKNVLENNGFEILLAQDQQLVEQVKIELIKLLQKLPLQLNKTLSKHLESKLNLEYSKISKIFSVTEHITIEKYFIKLKIERVKELIQLQEGNFTEISQLLDYSNVNHLSRLFKSETGMSLTNYKNNQKSIRNPLDQIR; encoded by the coding sequence ATGGAAAAGAAATTATTTATAAAAAATATGGTGTGTAATCGCTGTATTAAAACAATCCAGAGTGATGTTGAAACATTAGGGATTCACTTAAAGCATATTGAATTGGGTTCTATTATTTACGAAGAGAAATCTATAGATGATTTTGAAAATATAAAAAATGTTTTAGAAAACAATGGTTTCGAAATTTTACTGGCGCAAGACCAGCAATTAGTAGAGCAAGTTAAAATTGAACTTATTAAATTATTACAAAAATTACCACTTCAATTAAATAAAACGCTGTCCAAGCATTTGGAAAGTAAATTAAACCTTGAGTACTCAAAAATCAGTAAAATATTTTCTGTTACGGAGCATATTACCATAGAAAAATACTTTATAAAACTCAAGATAGAAAGAGTGAAAGAGCTGATTCAATTACAAGAGGGTAATTTTACGGAGATAAGTCAGCTGCTTGATTACAGTAATGTAAATCATTTAAGTAGGCTGTTTAAAAGTGAAACTGGTATGAGTCTGACTAATTATAAGAATAATCAAAAAAGTATTAGAAACCCTTTAGATCAAATAAGGTAG
- a CDS encoding TolC family protein — MKNIKIITCLLFVSAFAKAQQLQSYIEEAQSNNPEIQAFELRYNIAEEKVNEANWLPNTEVSAGYFVSEPETRVGAQRARIGFKQMLPWFGTITARENYAASMAEAEYVEIIIAKRKLALSVAQSYYRLYEIQAKQRVLDKNIKLLETYERLALTSVEVGKASSVDVLRLQIRQNELQQQKEVLEEEFGSEQITFNKLLNRDGTMMVDVVTLMEIPSENAVSGRDALSLNPELLKYDKLYESIAQSELLNQREALPMFGFGVDYLPVSERADMNPIDNGKDILMPMVSVSIPIFNNRYKSISRQNDLRQQEIETQKAQRLNVLESAFAKAISQRNQARIAYNTQENNLKQAEDAEEILIKNYETGTIDFNDVLDIQELQLKFQLNQVESIQKYYTQSAIVNYLIN; from the coding sequence ATGAAAAATATAAAAATTATTACCTGTCTTTTGTTTGTTTCCGCTTTCGCGAAAGCGCAACAACTACAATCATACATTGAAGAGGCACAATCTAACAACCCCGAGATTCAAGCCTTTGAACTGCGCTATAACATCGCCGAAGAAAAAGTGAACGAAGCAAACTGGCTGCCTAATACTGAAGTGAGTGCTGGGTACTTTGTCAGTGAGCCCGAGACCCGTGTTGGGGCGCAGAGAGCACGTATTGGCTTTAAGCAAATGTTGCCTTGGTTCGGGACCATAACGGCAAGAGAAAATTATGCAGCCTCAATGGCTGAAGCTGAATATGTGGAAATCATAATTGCCAAAAGAAAACTGGCACTTTCTGTAGCTCAATCCTATTATCGTTTGTATGAAATACAAGCAAAGCAAAGGGTGCTCGATAAGAACATTAAATTATTAGAAACCTATGAGCGTCTTGCCCTTACATCGGTTGAAGTAGGCAAGGCATCTTCTGTTGACGTTTTGAGATTACAGATTCGTCAAAATGAATTGCAACAGCAAAAAGAGGTGCTCGAAGAGGAATTTGGGTCAGAACAAATCACCTTCAATAAGCTACTCAATCGTGATGGAACTATGATGGTTGATGTGGTCACATTAATGGAAATTCCAAGTGAAAACGCCGTATCTGGTAGAGATGCACTATCACTTAATCCTGAACTGCTTAAATATGATAAACTCTACGAATCTATAGCACAATCTGAATTGCTCAACCAGCGTGAGGCATTACCTATGTTTGGTTTTGGGGTTGATTATCTACCAGTGAGCGAGCGAGCGGATATGAATCCAATAGACAATGGAAAGGATATACTAATGCCTATGGTTTCAGTTTCCATTCCCATTTTTAATAATCGGTATAAATCTATTTCAAGGCAAAATGACTTGCGCCAACAAGAAATCGAGACTCAAAAAGCACAACGATTGAATGTTTTGGAATCCGCTTTCGCAAAAGCAATATCGCAACGCAACCAAGCACGAATAGCATATAATACACAAGAGAACAATCTGAAACAAGCAGAAGATGCTGAAGAAATTCTCATTAAAAACTATGAAACGGGCACCATTGATTTTAATGATGTGCTGGATATCCAAGAGTTACAGCTCAAATTTCAGTTAAATCAAGTGGAATCGATACAGAAGTATTACACACAATCTGCAATTGTTAATTACCTAATCAACTAA